A part of Brassica rapa cultivar Chiifu-401-42 chromosome A05, CAAS_Brap_v3.01, whole genome shotgun sequence genomic DNA contains:
- the LOC103867988 gene encoding protein transport protein SEC13 homolog B, whose product MAGHKIETGHEDTVHDVQMDYYGKRVATASSDCTIKITGVSNNGASQHLATLTGHRGPVWEVAWAHPKFGSMLASCSYDGQVILWKEGSQNQWTQAHVFTDHKTSVSSIAWAPYELGLSLACGSSDGNISVFTGRGDGGWDTTKIDQAHPVGVTSVSWAPSTAPGALVSSGLLDPVYKLASGGCDNTVKVWKLSNGSWKMDCFPALQKHSDWVRDVAWAPNLGLPKSTIASGSQDGKVVIWTVGKEGEQWEGKVLNDFKAPVWRVSWSLTGNLLAVSDGNNNVTVWKEAVDGEWQQVTALEP is encoded by the coding sequence ATGGCGGGGCATAAGATTGAAACAGGTCACGAGGACACCGTCCACGACGTGCAAATGGATTACTACGGGAAGCGAGTAGCCACCGCCTCCTCTGACTGCACCATCAAGATCACCGGCGTCAGCAACAACGGCGCATCCCAGCACCTAGCTACACTAACCGGCCACCGTGGTCCCGTCTGGGAGGTCGCTTGGGCCCACCCGAAGTTCGGGTCAATGCTAGCCTCATGCTCCTACGATGGCCAAGTCATTCTCTGGAAAGAAGGCAGCCAAAACCAGTGGACTCAGGCCCACGTCTTCACCGACCACAAAACTTCGGTCAGCTCCATCGCCTGGGCTCCTTACGAGCTCGGACTATCCTTGGCCTGCGGTTCGTCTGACGGGAACATCTCGGTGTTCACGGGGCGTGGTGACGGCGGCTGGGACACGACGAAGATTGACCAAGCGCATCCGGTTGGCGTCACGTCGGTCTCGTGGGCCCCGTCCACTGCGCCTGGGGCTCTTGTCAGCTCCGGGTTGCTTGATCCGGTTTACAAGCTGGCTTCGGGTGGGTGTGATAATACGGTGAAAGTGTGGAAGCTCTCTAACGGGTCGTGGAAGATGGATTGCTTCCCGGCTCTTCAGAAGCACAGTGACTGGGTGCGTGATGTGGCTTGGGCGCCCAACTTGGGTCTCCCTAAGTCCACCATAGCTAGTGGCTCGCAAGACGGGAAAGTGGTTATATGGACGGTGGGGAAAGAAGGTGAGCAGTGGGAAGGTAAGGTTCTGAATGACTTTAAGGCTCCGGTGTGGCGGGTCTCCTGGTCCTTGACGGGTAACTTGTTGGCTGTGTCTGATGGGAACAATAATGTGACGGTGTGGAAAGAGGCGGTTGATGGAGAGTGGCAACAAGTCACCGCCCTGGAGCCGtag
- the LOC103867989 gene encoding mitogen-activated protein kinase kinase kinase 18 yields the protein MEKQSTSSSSSSSSSWIRGSCIGRGCFGTVSKAVSKIDGGVFAVKSVDLATCLPSQSESLENEIAILGSLKTHPHIVRFLGDDVSNEGTTSFRNLHLEYLPEGDVANGGKIVNEETVGRYVWCLVSALGHIHANGIVHCDVKSKNVLVANGGSSVKLADFGSAMEFEKPAAEIAPRGSPLWMAPEVVRREYQGPESDVWSLGCTVIEMLTGKPAWEDHGFDSLSRIGFSNELPFIPAGVSELCRDFLDKCLRRDRSQRWSCDQLLEHPFLCQDHHHSLFTTESSPRCVLDWVNSEFEEEEEIDELRVESMVSAMARISKLATIGGEAIWESNGWTEVRGNASEESGAQWEYLSSLRVESELNMSPESTESGTRTVNEDSELTSVITCEILLLMVLLVVENIQIYATFYTDVFIRTLYSCYHHQNNNKTKLRKNLSFVLSLNFLFGIACDSDRSIYLIKTLLRGAMSVLTLNCYFLLLITLTCTTQSWFGSFLTKYFL from the coding sequence ATGGAGAAACAGAgcacttcttcttcatcatcatcatcttcttcttggatTCGAGGTTCTTGTATTGGAAGAGGATGTTTTGGAACCGTAAGCAAAGCCGTGAGCAAAATCGACGGTGGAGTTTTCGCCGTGAAGTCAGTAGATCTCGCCACGTGTCTCCCTTCTCAATCCGAGTCGCTGGAGAACGAAATCGCGATCCTCGGCTCTCTCAAGACTCACCCGCATATCGTGAGGTTCCTCGGCGATGACGTGTCTAACGAAGGAACGACGTCGTTTAGGAATCTCCACTTGGAGTATTTACCCGAAGGTGACGTGGCTAACGGTGGTAAAATCGTTAACGAGGAAACAGTCGGGCGTTACGTTTGGTGTCTCGTCTCTGCTCTCGGTCACATTCACGCTAACGGAATCGTTCACTGCGACGTGAAGTCGAAGAACGTTCTCGTCGCTAACGGCGGAAGCTCCGTTAAGCTGGCGGACTTCGGCTCGGCGATGGAGTTTGAGAAACCGGCGGCGGAGATTGCGCCGCGTGGAAGTCCGCTCTGGATGGCTCCGGAGGTGGTGAGGAGAGAGTATCAAGGACCGGAGAGCGACGTTTGGTCTCTCGGTTGTACGGTCATCGAGATGCTCACCGGAAAGCCAGCGTGGGAAGACCACGGTTTCGACTCGCTGAGTCGAATCGGGTTTTCAAACGAGTTGCCGTTTATTCCGGCGGGTGTTTCGGAGCTCTGTCGCGACTTCTTGGACAAATGCTTGAGGCGAGACAGGAGTCAGAGATGGAGTTGCGATCAGCTTCTCGAGCATCCGTTTCTATGTCAAGACCATCATCACTCCTTGTTCACTACCGAGTCGTCTCCGCGTTGCGTATTGGACTGGGTCAACTCGGAGttcgaggaggaggaagagatcGATGAGTTGAGAGTTGAATCTATGGTCTCAGCGATGGCAAGGATAAGTAAACTAGCGACGATCGGAGGAGAGGCAATTTGGGAATCTAATGGTTGGACTGAGGTTAGAGGCAATGCTTCCGAAGAGTCAGGGGCACAATGGGAATATTTGAGTTCATTAAGGGTAGAATCGGAATTAAATATGTCACCGGAGTCTACCGAGTCGGGTACACGGACGGTGAATGAAGACTCGGAGTTGACGTCGGTGATAACGTGTGAAATATTGTTGTTGATGGTGTTATTGGTGGTAGAGAATATTCAGATATATGCCACGTTTTACACCGATGTTTTTATTCGTACTCTGTATAGTTGTTATCatcatcaaaataataataagacgAAGTTGCGCAAAAATCTATCGTTCGTTCTCAGCCTTAACTTTTTGTTCGGTATTGCATGTGATTCGGATCGGTCTATCTATCTCATAAAAACTCTTTTACGTGGTGCGATGAGTGTCCTAACTCTCAACTGTTACTTCCTTTTGTTGATAACTCTCACTTGCACAACTCAATCTTGGTTTGGTAGCTTCTTgaccaaatattttttatag